In one window of Candidatus Sulfuricurvum sp. RIFRC-1 DNA:
- a CDS encoding Fic family protein, with product MKYYPPSDHIYYKDSDIPINKLDIHDSQLIHELERELLLRSYEFFHTTLEETTLFDKNYLISIHRHLFDKLYTWAGKYRTVNISKGSSMFCPYMNLESFSSDIFKQLKNENYLRDFESLILREEFAKRLAYYMCELIVLHPFNEGNGRALRLFFDMIATYNGYEYIDYANTLNDDAFITASIDCMETNCSKMEEIILAGLAKS from the coding sequence ATGAAATATTACCCTCCCTCCGATCATATTTACTACAAAGACAGCGATATCCCCATCAACAAACTCGACATTCACGACTCTCAACTGATTCACGAACTAGAGCGAGAGCTTCTTTTGCGAAGCTATGAATTTTTCCATACTACCTTAGAAGAAACCACACTCTTTGATAAAAATTATTTGATATCGATTCATCGTCATCTATTCGACAAACTGTACACTTGGGCAGGGAAATATCGTACCGTCAATATTTCCAAGGGTTCAAGTATGTTTTGCCCTTATATGAATTTAGAAAGCTTTTCGAGTGATATTTTCAAACAGCTTAAAAACGAAAATTATCTGCGTGATTTTGAATCACTAATACTGCGTGAAGAATTTGCAAAACGTTTAGCGTATTATATGTGTGAGCTGATTGTTCTACATCCATTTAATGAGGGTAACGGTCGAGCTTTACGGTTGTTTTTTGACATGATCGCAACCTACAATGGGTACGAATACATCGATTATGCGAATACATTGAATGATGACGCTTTTATTACCGCATCCATTGATTGCATGGAAACAAACTGCTCTAAAATGGAAGAAATCATTTTGGCTGGATTGGCAAAATCATAA
- the trpA gene encoding tryptophan synthase subunit alpha: MKQLVAYITAGYPDKNFTVDLALALGENGVDTLELGVPFSDPVADGPVIEAANQRALEAGFRFADLLDISASIAPKIDTLWMGYFNPFYQYGMEKLLDTAKSIGVNGLIIPDVPYEEAKAYHTLFENRGLANITFVAPTDGEERIALITAQARKFIYLVAYAGITGSGKAEDLAPVLEMIKRHTQTPVYVGFGVNEQSAREKVQGADGVIVGSAIVNVLLDDSLSNTQKIAKCCDITRNIKSLINS, from the coding sequence GTGAAGCAACTCGTAGCCTACATTACCGCAGGTTATCCTGATAAAAATTTTACCGTAGATTTGGCGTTAGCACTCGGTGAAAACGGTGTCGATACTTTAGAACTCGGAGTTCCGTTCTCTGACCCCGTTGCCGATGGTCCGGTCATCGAAGCGGCAAATCAGCGTGCTCTTGAAGCAGGTTTTCGTTTTGCCGACCTTTTAGATATTTCCGCTAGCATAGCCCCTAAAATCGATACTTTGTGGATGGGATATTTTAACCCGTTTTACCAATACGGTATGGAAAAATTACTCGATACGGCCAAAAGTATCGGGGTAAACGGTTTGATTATTCCCGATGTCCCGTATGAGGAAGCAAAAGCGTATCACACACTGTTTGAGAACCGTGGATTGGCGAATATCACTTTTGTCGCTCCGACCGACGGTGAAGAACGTATTGCACTTATTACGGCGCAAGCGCGCAAATTTATTTATCTCGTCGCCTATGCAGGGATTACCGGAAGCGGAAAAGCGGAAGATTTGGCTCCGGTACTCGAGATGATCAAACGTCATACCCAGACTCCGGTGTATGTCGGATTTGGGGTGAATGAACAGAGCGCGCGAGAAAAAGTGCAGGGGGCGGATGGTGTTATCGTCGGTTCGGCAATCGTGAATGTCCTTTTGGATGATAGCCTCTCTAACACGCAAAAAATCGCTAAATGCTGTGACATTACTCGCAACATCAAATCATTGATTAATAGTTAG
- a CDS encoding ArsS family sensor histidine kinase: protein MNKSNKSFTFSPNRSMELSRIIDETKARGCMEKNHELAEAGFKMMEAKTPKCKAITLPPPMESKLRSHNIKVTIYKDNIGFIYELAEGHCTMFYRDTAEGKTYYFVWFLFFALLGGLVNMYLLLWRNLKPLKRLYQQIQRYGEGEEIHHTPSKGKDEIALISNALYDALEKQSKLKKSRELFLRNIMHELKTPITKGKLIVELEEPSPNRNLLAKLFSRLENLIRQMADIEKMHAFSLTKSPKSLDSMILTAMDNLMIEDNCVEVSGCTQSIMVDSELFTSALQNLIDNAVRHATSYPIHIHCDGEKICIRNSGEPLKRPVEEALQAFVTERGDGGLGLGLYIAQSVCDLHRFNLEYRYEEGIHHFCIRFT, encoded by the coding sequence ATGAACAAGAGCAACAAAAGCTTCACCTTCTCGCCCAACCGATCAATGGAACTTTCCCGTATCATCGACGAAACCAAAGCGCGCGGCTGTATGGAAAAAAATCATGAACTAGCGGAAGCGGGGTTCAAAATGATGGAAGCCAAAACACCTAAATGTAAGGCGATAACACTCCCTCCTCCGATGGAGTCGAAGCTGCGATCCCACAATATCAAAGTAACCATATACAAAGATAACATAGGATTTATCTATGAACTCGCCGAAGGTCATTGCACCATGTTCTATCGTGACACAGCGGAGGGGAAAACCTACTATTTCGTGTGGTTTTTATTCTTTGCCCTCTTAGGGGGACTCGTGAACATGTATCTCCTGCTATGGCGCAACCTCAAACCGCTAAAACGTCTCTATCAGCAGATACAGCGATACGGTGAAGGGGAAGAAATACACCATACGCCAAGCAAGGGCAAAGATGAAATCGCCCTGATCTCCAATGCTCTCTATGATGCACTCGAGAAGCAAAGTAAACTCAAAAAATCACGCGAGCTTTTCTTGCGTAACATTATGCATGAGCTAAAAACCCCCATTACCAAAGGAAAACTCATCGTCGAGCTCGAAGAACCGAGTCCTAACCGTAACCTGCTCGCCAAGCTTTTCTCTCGATTAGAAAATCTGATTCGTCAGATGGCGGATATCGAGAAAATGCACGCATTTTCCCTCACAAAAAGTCCGAAAAGTCTTGATTCTATGATCCTAACGGCGATGGATAATCTGATGATTGAAGATAATTGTGTAGAAGTAAGCGGATGCACCCAAAGCATTATGGTCGATAGCGAACTCTTTACCAGTGCCCTCCAAAACCTAATCGACAACGCTGTGCGTCACGCGACCTCCTATCCGATTCATATCCATTGTGACGGAGAAAAAATCTGTATTCGAAACAGCGGGGAACCTCTTAAACGTCCGGTCGAAGAGGCATTACAGGCATTTGTCACCGAGCGGGGAGACGGGGGATTGGGATTAGGACTCTATATCGCCCAATCAGTGTGTGATCTGCACCGATTTAATCTCGAATATCGCTATGAAGAGGGGATACACCATTTCTGTATCCGGTTTACCTAA
- the lgt gene encoding prolipoprotein diacylglyceryl transferase — MEFWQHIYEHFNPVAFHLGAIPVHWYGLMYVLALLSALVIAKWIVQKDNIDITKEQLDDYFIYAEIGVILGARLGYILFYDTHTMYYLTQPWQIFNPFIDGQFVGIRGMSFHGAILGFLIGSYLYHRRHGIPFGRLMDLVAVSVPLGYVFGRIGNFLNQELVGRATDVPWGIYVYDTLRHPSQLYEAFVEGIIVFIIIYLYRHRKAFEGELILLYGVAYGIGRGLVEFYRAPDAQIGYILGQWMTLGMALSFAMAAVSALIWVYFKAKNKEAIR; from the coding sequence ATGGAATTTTGGCAGCATATATACGAACATTTTAACCCTGTAGCGTTTCATTTAGGCGCTATCCCCGTTCACTGGTACGGGCTGATGTACGTTCTGGCTCTTTTGAGCGCTCTCGTGATCGCCAAATGGATTGTTCAAAAGGACAATATTGATATTACCAAAGAGCAATTGGATGACTATTTTATTTACGCTGAAATCGGCGTTATCCTCGGAGCGCGTTTAGGGTATATCCTTTTTTACGATACCCATACGATGTATTATCTCACGCAACCGTGGCAGATCTTTAATCCGTTTATCGACGGGCAGTTTGTCGGGATTCGGGGGATGAGTTTTCACGGCGCGATTTTAGGATTTTTGATCGGCTCCTACCTGTATCATCGCCGTCACGGAATACCGTTCGGACGATTGATGGATTTGGTCGCGGTATCGGTTCCGTTGGGATATGTCTTCGGACGGATCGGGAATTTCCTCAATCAAGAGCTAGTAGGGCGTGCTACCGATGTTCCGTGGGGAATTTATGTCTATGACACCCTCCGTCACCCCTCACAGCTTTATGAAGCGTTTGTTGAGGGGATTATCGTCTTTATCATTATCTATCTTTATCGTCATCGAAAAGCGTTTGAGGGGGAGTTGATTTTGCTCTATGGCGTTGCATACGGAATCGGTCGCGGATTAGTCGAGTTTTACCGCGCTCCCGATGCACAGATCGGTTACATACTCGGTCAATGGATGACACTGGGGATGGCACTCAGTTTCGCGATGGCGGCAGTTTCAGCGCTGATATGGGTTTATTTTAAGGCAAAAAACAAAGAGGCTATTCGATGA
- a CDS encoding Hpt domain-containing protein: MGIRSALEANFDFEIIDEFLDHYAMMSEVMESLIIDLGNSERYHRSIEELFRIFHNIKSASGYLQIQPMVRLSTFVEDALEQLRTSDKVVNEETINWLISVSDMFLQWQEDFKMDNELTKIHFSLLILPDMEKA; the protein is encoded by the coding sequence ATGGGGATACGGAGTGCTCTGGAAGCCAATTTCGACTTCGAAATCATTGACGAATTTTTAGATCATTACGCAATGATGTCCGAAGTTATGGAATCTTTGATTATTGATTTGGGAAACAGTGAACGTTACCATCGCAGTATCGAAGAGCTATTCCGTATTTTCCATAATATCAAATCAGCTTCAGGCTATTTGCAGATTCAGCCGATGGTTCGTCTCTCAACATTTGTCGAAGATGCCCTTGAACAACTTAGAACCAGCGATAAGGTTGTCAATGAAGAGACCATCAACTGGCTCATCAGTGTTTCGGACATGTTTTTGCAGTGGCAAGAAGATTTCAAAATGGATAATGAACTCACTAAAATCCATTTTTCCCTTTTAATTTTACCCGATATGGAGAAAGCGTGA
- a CDS encoding DUF3943 domain-containing protein codes for MRYRILFLLLVTINTFADNTLYDTLTQLPPQSDNTLRALEVSPDPMTVQENNFTVIGPIDDDIKDYLPTAMNVNEALPYRYREVVEDSVYLQVVMLSSIGILAFLPEDITNWNAAKLEEKSLSQRWKDHVSTKPVWDNDSWVINYIGHPVAGAYYYTLARNDGFTIGESAAFSTLMSTFFWEYGYEAFAEVPSIQDLIFTPLVGSLFGEGMFMLEGKLDQQGGVVFGSKSLGNISYFFLDPLGSIADGLKDTLLFFRIDLDVTMSIQTYPQFRVIPHHLTGEPTDSILYGDREIGFIITFQ; via the coding sequence ATGCGTTATCGGATTCTCTTTTTACTCTTGGTGACGATAAACACTTTTGCCGATAATACGCTTTATGATACGCTCACGCAACTACCTCCGCAATCCGACAACACATTACGAGCATTGGAGGTTTCTCCTGATCCAATGACGGTTCAGGAGAATAATTTTACGGTTATCGGGCCTATAGACGATGATATCAAAGATTACCTTCCGACCGCTATGAATGTCAATGAAGCGCTGCCCTATCGCTATCGAGAAGTGGTTGAAGACTCGGTCTACTTGCAAGTTGTAATGCTTTCATCCATCGGTATTTTGGCTTTCTTGCCCGAAGATATTACCAACTGGAATGCCGCGAAACTCGAAGAAAAATCGCTATCTCAGCGATGGAAAGATCATGTCAGTACCAAGCCCGTTTGGGATAATGACAGCTGGGTTATCAACTATATCGGCCATCCGGTTGCGGGTGCATACTACTATACCTTAGCCCGAAATGACGGATTTACGATCGGTGAATCGGCGGCATTTTCCACGTTGATGTCCACCTTTTTCTGGGAATACGGGTATGAGGCCTTTGCTGAGGTTCCGTCGATTCAAGATTTGATTTTTACCCCGCTGGTCGGTTCTTTGTTCGGAGAGGGGATGTTTATGCTCGAGGGGAAACTGGATCAGCAGGGGGGAGTCGTTTTCGGGTCAAAAAGTCTGGGAAATATCAGCTATTTTTTCCTCGATCCGCTGGGAAGTATTGCCGATGGGTTGAAAGATACTCTTCTGTTTTTCAGGATTGATCTAGACGTCACCATGAGCATTCAGACGTATCCGCAGTTTCGTGTGATTCCCCATCATCTTACGGGGGAACCGACCGATTCGATCCTCTATGGTGATCGTGAGATCGGTTTCATTATCACCTTTCAGTAA
- a CDS encoding (Fe-S)-binding protein — translation MEKRELFHFTDTSDACIKCGKCIPVCTIHNVNADEVTSPRGFIDLLGAYERGQLELDKNAKAIFESCFLCTNCTDVCPKALPTDMVIEQVRADIADKYGIAWFKRAFFYLLRHRMTMDILFKLGYVFQTCGFKIKAQINSMQPRFDLPIIKKDRLLPSMGKTSFLNSYPENIPNGGQRRVAIFIGCLANYNYTEIGKGLLEILEALKVDAFIPKKQLCCGAPAYFTGDFATVDHNAKKNIVYFESFIDEVEAIIIPEATCSAMIKIDYEHFFHDQPEWLERAQKLKDKIFMATEWLEQKTELKQLLASKGRSDLTVTYHDPCHARKMQGVYKEPRALVGQNYTITEMSDPNACCGFGGVTMQTENFHFAQAAGKPKAAMIAKTGAQIVTAECSACRMQINNSMNEANVDVVFKNPIELIAEALRQ, via the coding sequence ATGGAAAAACGCGAACTCTTTCACTTTACCGATACCTCGGATGCCTGCATCAAATGCGGGAAATGTATACCGGTTTGTACCATCCATAATGTCAATGCCGACGAGGTTACTTCTCCGCGCGGGTTTATCGATCTGCTCGGGGCGTATGAGCGGGGTCAGTTGGAACTGGACAAAAATGCTAAAGCGATTTTTGAGAGCTGTTTTCTCTGTACCAACTGTACCGATGTCTGTCCTAAAGCACTGCCGACCGATATGGTGATTGAACAGGTACGTGCCGATATTGCCGATAAATACGGGATTGCATGGTTTAAGCGGGCATTTTTCTATCTTCTCCGTCACCGTATGACGATGGATATCCTCTTTAAACTCGGATACGTCTTTCAAACGTGCGGATTCAAAATCAAAGCCCAAATCAACTCGATGCAGCCGCGTTTTGATCTCCCAATCATCAAAAAAGATCGATTGTTACCGTCGATGGGAAAAACTTCGTTTTTAAACAGCTATCCCGAAAATATCCCCAACGGCGGACAACGTCGTGTGGCGATCTTCATCGGGTGTTTGGCGAACTACAACTACACCGAGATCGGCAAGGGGCTTTTAGAGATTCTCGAAGCGTTGAAGGTGGATGCTTTTATCCCGAAAAAGCAGCTTTGCTGCGGAGCACCGGCTTATTTTACGGGAGATTTTGCGACGGTCGATCATAATGCCAAAAAGAATATCGTCTATTTCGAGAGTTTTATCGATGAGGTCGAAGCGATTATCATCCCTGAAGCGACCTGCAGTGCGATGATTAAAATCGATTACGAACACTTTTTCCACGATCAGCCCGAATGGTTGGAACGCGCTCAAAAACTCAAAGATAAAATCTTTATGGCAACCGAGTGGTTGGAGCAAAAAACGGAACTAAAACAGCTTTTGGCATCCAAAGGACGGAGTGATCTCACCGTCACGTATCACGATCCGTGTCATGCTCGTAAAATGCAGGGGGTCTACAAAGAGCCGCGCGCACTGGTAGGGCAGAACTACACGATTACCGAGATGAGCGATCCGAATGCCTGTTGCGGTTTTGGCGGGGTAACGATGCAGACGGAGAATTTCCATTTTGCCCAAGCGGCGGGAAAACCCAAAGCGGCCATGATCGCTAAAACGGGAGCGCAAATCGTCACCGCTGAGTGCAGTGCCTGCCGTATGCAGATTAATAACTCGATGAATGAAGCGAATGTCGATGTGGTGTTTAAAAACCCGATTGAGTTGATCGCAGAAGCGCTACGACAATGA
- a CDS encoding pyridoxamine 5'-phosphate oxidase family protein: MTTLEVESFLETYQTLILASLTPEGEPHASTAPYVRMENDFYILISTVAQHGRNLLINPKVSVFFVEDESQCIQPFARKRVTIESAVSEVLRDDSIYVSVIERFCAHFDTDLVTSLTQMGDFHLFKLSPQNGSVVMGFGKAYRLDENLAVITQIMGQHQRK; this comes from the coding sequence ATGACCACGCTGGAGGTCGAGTCGTTTTTAGAGACGTATCAAACCCTGATTCTAGCTTCCCTCACCCCTGAGGGTGAACCGCATGCGAGTACGGCTCCCTATGTACGTATGGAGAATGATTTTTATATCCTCATCAGTACGGTAGCCCAGCACGGTCGTAATCTCCTCATTAACCCCAAGGTATCCGTGTTTTTTGTCGAAGACGAGTCTCAATGTATCCAGCCCTTTGCCCGTAAACGGGTAACCATTGAATCGGCAGTTTCGGAAGTACTTCGGGATGATTCGATCTATGTGTCGGTTATCGAGCGCTTTTGTGCCCATTTTGACACGGATCTTGTCACTTCTCTCACGCAGATGGGAGATTTTCATCTCTTTAAACTCTCCCCTCAAAACGGCAGTGTCGTCATGGGATTCGGCAAAGCGTATCGTTTGGATGAAAATTTAGCAGTGATTACACAGATTATGGGTCAACACCAAAGGAAATAA
- the ruvB gene encoding Holliday junction branch migration DNA helicase RuvB: MERIVEIEKFNAEEVTETSLRPSAWDDYIGQEQIKKNLGVFIEASSKRREALDHVLFYGPPGLGKTTLALIIANEMGSNIKVTAAPMIEKSGDLAAILTNLEEGDILFIDEIHRLSPAVEEILYPSMEDFRLDIIIGSGPAAQTVKIDLPRFTLIGATTRAGMLSNPLRDRFGMNFRMQFYTPDELCSIITQAATKLGKSIDKEAAHEIAKRSRGTPRIALRLLKRVRDFADVANENTILHQRSRYALDQLGINANGFDEMDIRLLKFLMEAKGRAMGLSTIAAALSEDEGTIEDVLEPYLLANGYLERTARGRVATPKTYELLKFGIPQNGLFE; this comes from the coding sequence GTGGAACGTATTGTAGAGATTGAAAAATTTAATGCCGAAGAGGTCACTGAGACTTCGTTGCGCCCCAGCGCATGGGACGATTATATCGGACAAGAACAGATCAAAAAAAATCTGGGGGTCTTTATCGAAGCGAGTTCAAAACGCCGAGAAGCTCTCGATCACGTCCTTTTTTACGGACCTCCCGGTTTGGGGAAAACGACCCTCGCCCTCATTATCGCCAACGAAATGGGAAGCAACATCAAAGTCACCGCCGCTCCGATGATCGAAAAAAGCGGTGATCTCGCCGCTATCCTCACGAACCTCGAAGAAGGGGACATCCTCTTTATCGACGAAATCCACCGTCTCTCGCCAGCCGTCGAAGAGATCCTCTATCCTTCGATGGAGGATTTTCGTCTCGACATCATCATCGGTAGCGGTCCGGCGGCACAAACGGTCAAAATCGATCTCCCCCGCTTTACCCTCATCGGTGCGACTACCCGTGCGGGGATGCTCTCAAACCCTTTGCGCGATCGCTTCGGGATGAACTTTCGGATGCAGTTTTATACCCCTGATGAGCTATGCAGTATCATCACCCAAGCCGCCACAAAATTGGGCAAAAGCATCGACAAAGAGGCAGCGCACGAAATCGCCAAACGCTCACGCGGAACCCCCCGTATCGCTTTGCGCCTCCTCAAGCGGGTTCGTGACTTCGCCGATGTTGCCAATGAAAACACTATCTTGCACCAACGCTCCCGTTATGCTCTCGATCAACTCGGGATCAATGCCAACGGATTCGATGAGATGGATATACGCCTCCTCAAATTCCTGATGGAAGCCAAAGGGCGCGCTATGGGTCTCTCCACTATCGCAGCGGCACTGAGTGAAGACGAGGGGACAATCGAAGATGTACTCGAGCCCTATCTGCTGGCTAACGGTTATTTGGAACGGACAGCGCGCGGACGGGTTGCCACACCCAAGACCTATGAACTGCTCAAATTCGGAATACCGCAAAACGGGCTGTTTGAATAA
- a CDS encoding AI-2E family transporter, translated as MKKEHFTLVLLLIVSYGIYILYKPFWMSIVVASLLAISTHHIQMGFFNLTKNRFWASALSTLMLGLLFFAPLGYFLFHISLMMQNLDPMIMNTIETKIHTWITHLPPYLSRFEAKIEASLVKFDPTAFSQHIIAYASEIGSFAMSFLSGTLFILIFYFIAHYYGREIFEFFKRSAHFPQQESTLIMFEMRSSMSVVFYSIIATAVFEGALFGLAIEYMGYNGLLFGIMYGFASLIPVVGGVVMWLPFTLFELSLGNTENALFIALYTIIVISVVADTFIKPVIIKIINQKLIKPQEKINELIIFFAIIAGLATFGFWGMIIGPAITVLFLTLMKITEAQSEEIIH; from the coding sequence GTGAAAAAAGAGCACTTTACCCTCGTACTGCTATTGATTGTTTCCTACGGAATATACATTTTATATAAGCCGTTTTGGATGAGTATCGTCGTTGCTTCGCTTTTGGCAATATCTACCCACCATATTCAAATGGGGTTTTTTAATCTGACCAAAAACCGTTTTTGGGCTTCCGCCCTCTCTACCCTTATGTTAGGGTTGCTTTTCTTCGCACCGTTAGGATATTTTTTATTTCATATCTCGCTCATGATGCAAAACCTTGATCCGATGATCATGAACACCATAGAGACAAAAATCCATACTTGGATAACCCATCTACCGCCTTACCTCTCCCGTTTCGAAGCAAAAATAGAGGCCTCGTTAGTCAAATTTGATCCTACCGCATTCTCTCAGCACATCATCGCCTACGCTTCTGAGATCGGGAGTTTTGCGATGTCGTTTCTCTCGGGGACCCTTTTTATCTTGATCTTTTATTTTATCGCCCATTACTATGGACGGGAGATTTTTGAGTTTTTCAAACGTTCCGCCCATTTTCCGCAACAAGAGAGCACCCTTATCATGTTTGAGATGCGTTCCTCCATGAGTGTCGTTTTCTACTCTATTATTGCCACTGCCGTATTTGAAGGAGCCTTGTTTGGTCTCGCGATCGAATACATGGGATATAACGGTCTGCTTTTCGGAATTATGTATGGCTTTGCATCCTTGATCCCTGTTGTCGGAGGGGTAGTGATGTGGCTTCCCTTTACCCTGTTTGAACTCTCTTTGGGAAATACGGAAAATGCCCTGTTTATCGCGCTCTATACGATTATTGTTATCTCAGTCGTTGCCGATACCTTTATCAAACCGGTCATTATCAAAATCATCAACCAAAAATTGATCAAGCCCCAAGAGAAAATCAACGAACTCATTATCTTTTTCGCCATCATTGCCGGACTCGCAACTTTCGGCTTTTGGGGGATGATTATCGGTCCGGCCATCACGGTTCTTTTTTTAACGTTGATGAAAATCACCGAAGCTCAAAGCGAAGAGATTATTCATTAA
- a CDS encoding response regulator transcription factor: protein MIKILLIEDDLEISDLLTQYLSRYQMEVISYAHPKAALASLGIESYDLVLLDLTLPDMDGLDVCKALRERSDIPIIISSARSDLGDKVIALELGADDYLPKPYEPRELVARIQSLLRRINGKTIQASSDTFRVDENGIYKEGELLLLTRAEFELLSLLIKHHRQIVSRDFIANNVESIGWESSERSIDVLISRIRQKIEPNPKHPTIIRSIRGMGYQFTL, encoded by the coding sequence ATGATCAAAATCCTTCTGATAGAAGATGACCTCGAAATATCGGATCTCCTGACCCAATATTTGAGCCGTTATCAGATGGAGGTCATTTCGTATGCCCACCCCAAAGCGGCGCTCGCCTCTTTGGGGATTGAATCATATGATCTTGTACTACTCGATCTAACCCTCCCCGATATGGACGGGTTGGATGTCTGCAAAGCGCTTCGTGAGCGCAGTGACATCCCGATTATTATCTCTTCGGCTCGGAGTGATTTGGGAGACAAAGTTATCGCCCTCGAATTGGGCGCCGATGATTACCTCCCAAAGCCCTATGAGCCCAGAGAATTGGTCGCACGCATCCAAAGTCTTCTTCGCCGTATCAACGGTAAAACGATCCAAGCCAGCAGTGATACGTTTCGTGTCGATGAAAACGGGATTTATAAAGAAGGAGAACTGCTCCTCCTTACCCGCGCCGAATTTGAGCTCTTAAGTCTCCTCATAAAGCACCATCGCCAGATTGTCTCCCGTGACTTTATCGCCAACAATGTTGAATCGATCGGATGGGAGAGCTCCGAGCGCAGTATCGATGTCCTCATCAGTCGAATACGCCAGAAAATCGAACCCAATCCCAAACACCCTACCATCATCCGCTCCATTCGCGGTATGGGGTATCAATTTACCCTATGA
- the panB gene encoding 3-methyl-2-oxobutanoate hydroxymethyltransferase, which translates to MKKLTIGSIQKRKGSLPLVMITAYDALFARLFSESADILLVGDSLNMSFGGNSDTLSSTMDQMIYHTNAVCKGAPNTFVITDMPFGAYTDEKSALENAIRVYRETPSDAVKIEGGADKAHLVHHLTANGIAVCGHIGLLPQAFRAEGGYKVKGKTEAEALSLIADAQAIEQAGAFILVIEGVKADVATRVAQSISIPVIGIGAGNGVDGQVLVFSDMLGLYEPFVPKFVKQYMSGAASVKDAVKAYADEVQTRSFPDENYVY; encoded by the coding sequence ATGAAAAAACTGACAATCGGTTCAATTCAAAAACGCAAAGGGTCGCTTCCGCTCGTCATGATCACGGCGTACGATGCCCTTTTTGCCCGTCTTTTTAGCGAAAGTGCTGATATTCTCCTCGTCGGTGACAGCCTCAATATGAGCTTTGGCGGCAATAGCGATACCCTCAGCAGTACCATGGATCAAATGATTTATCATACCAATGCGGTCTGCAAAGGGGCACCCAATACGTTTGTCATCACCGATATGCCTTTTGGAGCCTATACCGATGAAAAGAGCGCTTTAGAGAATGCGATACGTGTTTATCGTGAAACCCCATCCGATGCGGTCAAAATCGAGGGGGGGGCGGATAAAGCCCATCTGGTACACCATCTCACGGCAAACGGAATTGCCGTCTGCGGACACATCGGATTACTCCCTCAAGCGTTTCGTGCCGAGGGAGGGTATAAAGTCAAAGGTAAAACCGAAGCAGAAGCCCTCTCTCTGATCGCCGATGCCCAAGCGATTGAACAAGCCGGTGCTTTTATCCTCGTCATCGAAGGGGTTAAAGCCGACGTCGCAACACGTGTCGCTCAAAGTATCTCTATTCCCGTTATCGGAATCGGTGCGGGTAACGGCGTGGACGGACAGGTTCTTGTGTTCTCTGATATGCTCGGACTCTATGAGCCGTTTGTCCCAAAATTCGTTAAACAATACATGAGCGGTGCCGCTTCGGTCAAAGATGCAGTAAAAGCCTATGCCGATGAAGTTCAAACCCGTTCATTCCCCGATGAAAATTATGTTTACTAG